From the genome of Rhizobium sp. NXC24, one region includes:
- a CDS encoding MliC family protein, with product MFLLSAAPAFAEDQVGLFYRCDDGTALTASFLNSSNEALITTGGRSYRLPQARSGSGARYTDGSVVFWIKGRDAQLEAPGRSTNCHTR from the coding sequence ATGTTTTTGCTGAGCGCGGCCCCTGCTTTCGCGGAGGACCAGGTCGGTCTGTTTTATCGTTGCGACGACGGCACGGCCTTGACGGCAAGCTTCCTGAATTCAAGCAACGAGGCCCTCATCACGACAGGCGGGCGCAGCTACCGCTTGCCGCAGGCGAGATCCGGTTCAGGCGCGCGCTACACGGATGGCAGCGTGGTTTTCTGGATCAAGGGCAGAGACGCGCAACTGGAAGCGCCCGGTCGATCGACCAACTGCCACACGCGATAA
- a CDS encoding amino acid ABC transporter permease, with product MKAETTLTAIDLSSTPSGRWIADLRRDYFSTPGQALVTLVCLTLVGILVWSFVSWAFLHSVWTGTPEDCHKASGACWAVVTDRYRLILFGLYPYEEQWRSALACLAILATVILSCIPLFWSAKLLPVIWLVGYGTFYYLMRGGILGLPVVLETQWGGLALTTFVFSSTVVIGMPLAIILALLRRSKLPVISSVTALFIDGVRSLPLLSILFTAAIILPFALPSFLVGDKLYRVILGAAVFFAVYQAEIIRSGIQSLPAGQEEAAVALGLNYWQTISRIILPQAFRLALPPTINQVVIAFMETSLIVILGFFEVTASGNASFSAGGWNTFYAEVYFFVALIYFTFTFSLSRYGAYLERSLKTSSR from the coding sequence ATGAAAGCGGAAACCACATTGACCGCCATCGATCTGTCGTCAACACCGTCGGGCAGGTGGATTGCTGACCTTCGACGCGACTATTTTTCGACACCGGGCCAAGCCTTGGTGACACTCGTTTGCCTGACGCTGGTTGGAATTTTGGTCTGGTCATTCGTCAGTTGGGCCTTCCTTCATTCCGTTTGGACTGGAACGCCCGAGGACTGCCACAAGGCCAGCGGCGCATGTTGGGCTGTTGTCACCGACCGCTATCGTCTCATCCTGTTCGGTCTCTACCCATATGAGGAGCAATGGCGCTCTGCCTTGGCTTGTCTTGCTATCCTGGCAACCGTCATTCTCTCCTGTATTCCCCTGTTCTGGTCGGCAAAGCTGCTGCCTGTCATCTGGCTCGTTGGATACGGCACCTTCTATTATTTGATGAGGGGCGGGATCCTCGGCTTGCCGGTCGTCCTTGAGACGCAGTGGGGTGGCCTGGCGCTCACGACATTCGTCTTCTCTTCCACCGTCGTGATCGGCATGCCGCTGGCAATCATCCTGGCATTGCTCCGCAGATCGAAATTGCCGGTGATTTCGTCGGTAACCGCACTCTTCATTGATGGCGTGCGCTCGCTGCCGCTGCTGTCCATTCTTTTCACGGCTGCCATTATCCTTCCCTTTGCGCTGCCGAGCTTCCTGGTTGGGGATAAGCTTTACCGGGTCATTCTCGGCGCAGCGGTTTTCTTTGCTGTCTATCAGGCGGAAATCATCCGGAGCGGCATTCAGTCCCTGCCGGCGGGCCAGGAGGAAGCAGCCGTCGCGCTTGGCCTGAACTATTGGCAGACAATCTCGCGGATTATCCTGCCGCAGGCATTCCGTCTTGCATTGCCGCCGACGATCAACCAAGTCGTTATCGCGTTCATGGAAACGTCGCTCATCGTTATCCTCGGCTTCTTCGAGGTCACGGCATCGGGCAATGCATCCTTTTCGGCGGGCGGCTGGAACACGTTCTATGCGGAGGTCTATTTCTTCGTCGCGCTGATTTACTTCACCTTCACTTTCTCGCTCTCGCGATATGGCGCCTATCTGGAGCGATCGCTCAAGACATCGTCGCGTTGA
- a CDS encoding HAMP domain-containing methyl-accepting chemotaxis protein: MWAVLAAKFNWTISRKIPVLMVGVTVLVCGTVAGYAGLTSFSTARSLIGTHLEYVASTKRNILATKLDMSKLDIEGLAVNPALVKSFDNMITGYKILPQEQAAALSKLKASGEDLKGGATPKAQFYLDAYKQIDVWLKSLGSEHGYSNILLINAKGELIYSTGTDPLGAVAPDSPIAQAVRLSQGQRRAVMTDFSPPSKEGPGLAFFAIGVANAMIPDERGGTLVVAIGTNVIDAIMHDSAGFSAQGEALVAGSDGLARSTSRFSGTSNASLEVDKSLLAPKASFSVYRDQEVLAASEPLSWGGQNWSVIAVEPTTAVFAPAVDMLWKILAITAATALFTLLLAVVASRSISGPIVRLVAEMKRLASGDTSGDVEGTTRTDEVGDMSRAVLVFKDNAVAKRVAEEDARRTEAEAESERKVMEADRLDRSRIQAGVVAEIGSSLSALANGTLSHKIAMKFPADYQQLKDDFNEAVTQLSHTVLTVSTQAKSISSIADEMSGAMDTLATRTEHQAIVLEGAVNTLHAVSTDVNRTAEAANKANTIVAEAHSAASSSDEIVSQAIAGMGQIEDSSRQIASIVNVIDEIAFQTNLLALNAGVEASRAGDAGKGFAVVASEVRALAQRSADAAKEIKELINTSSRRVERGTQLVSSTGELLKTIAGQIDLIKSVVSNIASTASNQATHLGAFGATIKEIDMSTQQTAAMAEESTAACRSLAEEATHLLHLISQFDLDENAVQAEQAARAKVA, encoded by the coding sequence ATGTGGGCTGTTTTAGCGGCGAAATTCAATTGGACGATCAGTAGAAAGATCCCGGTGTTGATGGTCGGGGTTACCGTGCTAGTCTGCGGCACCGTGGCTGGTTACGCGGGCCTGACGTCATTCTCGACCGCTAGAAGCCTGATCGGAACTCACCTGGAATATGTTGCCAGTACCAAGCGGAATATACTGGCAACCAAGCTGGATATGTCCAAGCTCGATATCGAGGGTCTGGCCGTCAATCCGGCGCTGGTGAAATCATTCGACAACATGATTACCGGCTACAAGATCCTGCCGCAGGAACAGGCAGCCGCCTTGTCCAAACTCAAGGCCTCAGGCGAAGATCTCAAGGGCGGCGCGACGCCGAAGGCGCAATTCTATCTGGATGCCTACAAGCAGATCGACGTCTGGCTGAAATCCCTGGGTTCCGAGCATGGCTACTCCAACATTCTGCTCATCAACGCAAAAGGGGAACTTATATACAGCACCGGGACGGATCCGCTCGGCGCGGTTGCGCCCGATAGCCCGATCGCTCAAGCCGTACGACTATCTCAGGGCCAGCGGCGGGCGGTGATGACGGATTTCTCCCCGCCGTCGAAAGAAGGACCGGGCTTGGCCTTTTTTGCGATCGGGGTCGCCAACGCGATGATCCCCGACGAGCGTGGGGGCACGCTGGTCGTCGCCATCGGCACGAATGTCATCGATGCGATCATGCATGACAGCGCCGGCTTCAGCGCGCAGGGCGAAGCGCTTGTCGCAGGAAGCGACGGCCTGGCGCGCTCGACATCGCGTTTCTCCGGAACCAGCAATGCGTCGTTGGAGGTCGACAAGAGCTTGCTCGCCCCGAAAGCCTCGTTCAGCGTCTATCGCGATCAGGAAGTCCTCGCAGCGTCTGAGCCGCTGTCATGGGGTGGACAGAACTGGTCGGTTATTGCGGTCGAGCCGACGACGGCGGTCTTTGCGCCGGCAGTAGACATGCTGTGGAAAATCCTCGCCATCACTGCGGCGACAGCGCTTTTCACGCTGTTGCTGGCCGTTGTCGCATCCCGCTCCATTTCCGGGCCGATCGTCCGGCTGGTGGCGGAAATGAAAAGGCTGGCCTCCGGGGACACCAGCGGTGATGTGGAAGGAACGACCCGCACTGACGAGGTCGGGGACATGTCCCGAGCGGTTCTCGTCTTCAAGGACAATGCCGTTGCCAAGAGGGTTGCAGAAGAGGACGCGCGAAGAACCGAAGCCGAGGCGGAAAGCGAACGCAAGGTCATGGAGGCCGACCGGCTTGACAGGTCTCGTATTCAGGCCGGTGTCGTCGCTGAAATCGGCAGCAGCCTGTCCGCCCTTGCCAACGGCACTTTATCCCACAAGATCGCTATGAAATTCCCGGCGGACTATCAGCAACTGAAGGATGACTTCAATGAAGCGGTGACGCAGCTCAGTCATACCGTGCTGACCGTTTCTACGCAGGCAAAGTCGATTTCTTCGATTGCCGATGAGATGAGCGGCGCGATGGACACGCTTGCCACGCGAACGGAGCATCAAGCCATCGTTCTCGAAGGCGCCGTCAACACGCTGCACGCGGTCTCCACGGACGTCAATCGAACCGCCGAGGCGGCTAACAAGGCCAATACAATCGTTGCCGAGGCGCACTCGGCCGCCTCCTCTTCCGACGAGATCGTGTCCCAGGCGATTGCCGGCATGGGCCAAATCGAGGATTCCTCGCGGCAGATCGCCAGCATCGTCAACGTCATCGACGAAATTGCTTTCCAGACCAACCTTCTGGCATTGAATGCCGGTGTGGAGGCCTCGCGCGCCGGTGACGCCGGAAAGGGTTTTGCCGTCGTCGCTTCAGAAGTTCGCGCGCTGGCGCAGCGCTCCGCCGACGCCGCGAAGGAGATCAAGGAATTGATCAATACCTCGTCGCGGCGTGTCGAGCGGGGAACTCAGCTTGTCAGTTCCACCGGCGAACTGCTGAAGACAATCGCCGGCCAAATCGATCTCATCAAGTCGGTCGTCTCGAATATCGCCTCGACTGCATCCAATCAGGCGACGCATCTCGGCGCATTCGGTGCGACGATCAAGGAAATCGACATGTCGACGCAACAGACGGCGGCAATGGCGGAGGAATCGACGGCAGCTTGCAGGTCCTTGGCGGAGGAAGCGACCCATCTGCTGCATCTTATCAGCCAGTTCGATCTCGATGAGAATGCCGTGCAGGCCGAGCAAGCCGCTCGTGCCAAGGTCGCTTAA
- a CDS encoding ABC transporter permease subunit (The N-terminal region of this protein, as described by TIGR01726, is a three transmembrane segment that identifies a subfamily of ABC transporter permease subunits, which specificities that include histidine, arginine, glutamine, glutamate, L-cystine (sic), the opines (in Agrobacterium) octopine and nopaline, etc.) — MTTLIGNRRYRNVALQLAFVTTIAAIVIVGVVTTRHNLQVQGVSMGWDFLNYTTGSTISFSLIDYDINSTFARALLVGFVNTIFLGVISVSLAVILGTIIGTARLSRHKLVNLIAASYVQVFRNIPLILQAFFWYSLITHLPSPRSAIALPGGIYIANRGISFPWLNVEPWHVVFAAAALAAGLMLTVRSLRRSARSAAFLWLAGGVACAAVAIIFGRLDGLPLVDVPHVQGLRLAGGVMMVPELSAAIVAISLFGASYVAEIVRAGFLAIPIGLTEAGQALGLRNWHIFWRIRLPLMIRKILPTMTNQIIWLMKATTIGIAIGFSDYFGVIANSINHSGQTLTLIFLLIIGFWAINMSIAFVMNTINRAIALPGR; from the coding sequence ATGACCACATTGATCGGAAACCGCAGATACCGCAATGTCGCCTTGCAGCTAGCTTTTGTTACGACAATCGCTGCAATCGTGATTGTGGGTGTCGTGACGACGCGGCATAACCTGCAGGTGCAGGGGGTCTCCATGGGATGGGACTTCCTGAACTATACCACGGGATCGACCATCTCCTTCAGCCTGATTGATTACGACATCAACTCGACGTTCGCCCGTGCGCTTCTGGTCGGTTTCGTCAATACGATTTTTCTGGGCGTCATTTCCGTTTCCCTGGCGGTGATACTCGGCACGATCATCGGTACGGCGCGCCTGTCGAGGCACAAGCTCGTCAATTTGATAGCAGCGTCCTATGTTCAGGTCTTCCGGAATATTCCGCTGATATTGCAGGCATTTTTCTGGTATTCCCTGATCACCCATCTGCCTTCGCCCCGTTCGGCGATCGCTTTGCCCGGCGGTATTTATATTGCCAATCGCGGCATTTCCTTCCCCTGGCTGAACGTGGAGCCCTGGCATGTGGTCTTCGCGGCGGCTGCTTTGGCGGCTGGACTCATGCTGACCGTCCGCTCCCTCCGGCGTTCGGCACGTTCAGCCGCTTTTCTTTGGCTCGCAGGCGGCGTGGCTTGTGCCGCCGTTGCCATAATCTTCGGCCGGCTCGACGGTTTGCCGTTGGTCGATGTACCGCACGTCCAGGGACTTCGTCTTGCGGGAGGTGTCATGATGGTACCGGAGCTCAGCGCCGCCATCGTTGCCATTTCGCTGTTTGGCGCATCCTATGTCGCGGAAATCGTCCGTGCCGGCTTTCTGGCAATTCCAATCGGACTGACGGAAGCCGGGCAGGCCCTTGGCCTGCGCAACTGGCATATTTTCTGGCGCATCCGGCTGCCTCTGATGATCCGCAAAATACTGCCGACCATGACCAACCAGATCATCTGGCTGATGAAAGCCACAACGATCGGCATAGCGATCGGCTTCTCGGATTACTTCGGTGTCATCGCCAATTCGATCAATCACTCCGGGCAGACCCTGACGCTGATCTTCCTGCTCATCATCGGGTTCTGGGCAATCAACATGTCCATCGCCTTTGTCATGAACACCATCAATCGTGCAATCGCACTGCCGGGGCGTTAG
- a CDS encoding transporter substrate-binding domain-containing protein — MKNILKLAVALASLTAAGTQIAAAAPGDTLKAVQGRGYVNCTSSDGNFEGFAEVDAQGKWHGLDIDYCRAVATAIFGSDDKLKLIPVSWAQRFPALQSGDLDLVIKASGWLMSRDTELGLQFSMPYFIGVTTFLAHKDLNAKSMADLQGGTVCLAGGTSTEKLISDYIKEKKYDVKIVTFEKNTEAAAAYFANRCDSYAEWGPIVAATRATSADPDNHVILSDSISLEPEAVVMRQGDDSWVDLVNWVIAVQRIAEENGVNSTNVDQMKANPPNTVVGKLLGATPGIGTRLGLKDDWAYNVIQKLGNAEEMYNRNFGTESRYKLPRALNSPWNKGGVFFAPVLD; from the coding sequence ATGAAGAATATCTTGAAACTAGCCGTCGCCTTGGCGTCATTGACTGCAGCGGGTACTCAGATCGCTGCTGCAGCCCCTGGCGATACGTTGAAGGCCGTTCAGGGGCGCGGCTATGTCAATTGCACGTCGAGCGATGGCAACTTCGAAGGCTTCGCGGAAGTCGATGCCCAAGGCAAATGGCATGGCCTGGATATCGATTATTGCCGCGCTGTCGCGACCGCGATCTTTGGTTCTGATGACAAACTCAAACTCATCCCCGTGAGCTGGGCCCAGCGCTTTCCGGCGCTTCAGTCCGGCGATCTCGATCTCGTCATCAAGGCGAGCGGCTGGTTGATGAGCCGCGACACCGAACTTGGCCTTCAATTCAGCATGCCCTACTTCATTGGCGTCACAACGTTCCTGGCCCACAAGGACCTGAACGCAAAGTCGATGGCTGACCTGCAGGGTGGGACCGTATGCCTCGCCGGCGGCACGAGCACGGAAAAGCTCATCAGCGACTACATCAAGGAGAAAAAGTACGACGTCAAAATCGTAACCTTCGAAAAGAACACAGAGGCAGCGGCCGCTTATTTTGCGAACCGTTGCGACTCCTATGCCGAATGGGGCCCTATCGTCGCCGCTACTCGTGCGACTTCGGCCGACCCTGACAATCACGTCATTCTGTCCGATTCCATTTCGCTGGAGCCGGAAGCTGTCGTGATGCGCCAGGGGGATGACTCTTGGGTGGACCTCGTCAACTGGGTCATCGCCGTTCAGCGCATCGCCGAAGAAAACGGCGTCAACAGCACCAACGTCGACCAGATGAAGGCCAATCCTCCGAATACGGTCGTCGGCAAACTGCTGGGCGCCACGCCTGGCATTGGCACCCGTCTCGGCCTCAAGGATGACTGGGCCTACAATGTCATCCAGAAGCTCGGCAATGCCGAGGAAATGTACAACCGCAACTTCGGCACGGAATCCCGCTACAAGTTGCCGCGCGCTTTGAACTCGCCCTGGAACAAGGGCGGCGTGTTCTTCGCTCCGGTTCTCGACTGA
- a CDS encoding lysophospholipid acyltransferase family protein, with translation MTASLLSYANDKDHFAKRMAIRGIETALGRRAVEKVFERWRVDVHGVSQHPFGRILEMYGIDFRIKGEWPLRKIPDGPIVMVANHPFGVADGMALGAIAEHFGRPYRVIVNERMMKVPEFRPYILPISFDETAEAMEVNLSTRNEAIRLLRDGVTIGIFPSGGVATAPRGFGPAEELPWKMFLAKLIQMGKANVLPIFIEGQNSLLFQMMSRVSPTVRLALLFNEFHRLSQRSITARVDCLMPWSELAAIRDRKAVMDHIQERVIAMRPYDRRRLSPAALRAQQQHWLWREGGISTGSEITGISK, from the coding sequence ATGACCGCAAGCCTGCTTTCCTACGCCAACGACAAGGATCATTTCGCTAAGCGCATGGCCATTCGTGGCATCGAAACTGCACTAGGCCGCCGCGCGGTGGAAAAAGTCTTTGAACGCTGGCGCGTCGATGTTCACGGTGTTTCTCAACATCCATTCGGTCGCATACTGGAAATGTATGGCATCGACTTCCGCATCAAGGGCGAGTGGCCGCTGCGTAAGATACCCGATGGCCCGATCGTGATGGTCGCCAATCATCCCTTCGGCGTGGCCGATGGCATGGCGCTCGGCGCCATTGCCGAACATTTCGGCCGGCCTTATCGGGTAATCGTCAACGAGCGCATGATGAAGGTGCCGGAATTTCGGCCTTATATCCTGCCGATCTCTTTCGATGAGACTGCCGAGGCGATGGAGGTTAATCTCTCCACCCGCAATGAGGCGATCAGGCTGCTGCGCGACGGCGTCACGATCGGCATTTTCCCCTCCGGCGGCGTGGCAACAGCGCCGCGCGGCTTCGGGCCGGCCGAGGAACTACCGTGGAAGATGTTCCTGGCGAAACTCATTCAGATGGGCAAGGCGAATGTGCTGCCGATCTTTATCGAAGGGCAGAACAGCCTGCTTTTTCAAATGATGAGCCGCGTATCGCCGACGGTGCGCCTGGCACTGCTGTTCAACGAATTCCACCGCCTGTCGCAGCGATCCATCACCGCTCGCGTCGATTGCCTGATGCCCTGGAGCGAGCTTGCCGCCATCCGCGATCGCAAGGCCGTCATGGATCATATCCAGGAAAGGGTTATCGCCATGCGGCCCTATGACCGGCGGCGCCTGTCTCCGGCTGCGCTGCGGGCCCAGCAACAACACTGGCTCTGGCGTGAAGGCGGCATCAGCACCGGATCGGAGATAACTGGCATTTCCAAGTGA
- a CDS encoding AraC family transcriptional regulator yields MSVEAAPDTDGQPLLFDIAAFDSPQQGFERLCELIVDICDATMLGEPENFRFAASTLHLGSALLLESRSSALRYNRTPEHVARGLDHFQLVMYLGGGAEFIAGEHTFLQRAGDVSLINMSKPLLTREIPGDDGVVQVLSFMLPRPLLAPLFAAIENVPTIVVARREAAFGTLIGEHMLTLRRCATQLTQAERQAAAQSLAQLAAGGMEWRADNADPLPRLSQEALRTRIKRHIEENLGTDSLDVPNLCRRFALSRASLYRLFAPQSPASYIQQRRLHRAFAILVTPAFRPWRVIDVAIECQFSSDATFIRAFRREFGITPGEARERALRTSNAPRDDHPAEPHPDAESARWVAQLTGAMPQLSTLRGDRKP; encoded by the coding sequence ATGAGTGTTGAAGCCGCGCCCGATACAGACGGGCAGCCATTGTTGTTTGATATCGCCGCTTTTGACTCACCGCAGCAGGGATTCGAGCGGTTATGTGAGCTGATTGTCGACATCTGCGACGCGACGATGCTGGGCGAGCCGGAGAATTTCCGCTTCGCCGCCAGTACGTTGCATCTTGGCAGCGCGTTGTTGCTGGAAAGTCGGTCGAGCGCCTTGCGCTATAACAGGACGCCTGAGCACGTCGCGCGGGGCCTCGACCATTTTCAGCTCGTCATGTATCTCGGCGGTGGCGCTGAATTCATCGCTGGCGAACACACCTTTCTGCAGCGAGCGGGCGATGTCTCGCTGATCAATATGAGCAAACCCCTCCTGACGCGGGAGATTCCGGGGGATGACGGCGTCGTCCAGGTTTTGAGCTTCATGCTTCCTCGGCCCCTGCTTGCGCCTCTGTTCGCTGCGATCGAAAACGTTCCGACTATCGTCGTTGCAAGGCGCGAGGCGGCTTTTGGAACGTTGATCGGCGAACATATGCTGACGCTGCGGCGTTGCGCGACTCAGCTCACGCAGGCGGAGCGCCAAGCAGCGGCGCAATCGCTGGCGCAACTCGCGGCCGGTGGCATGGAGTGGCGCGCCGACAACGCCGACCCTCTGCCACGCTTATCGCAGGAAGCGCTGCGAACCCGGATCAAACGGCATATCGAGGAGAATCTCGGCACGGACTCGCTCGACGTGCCGAACCTTTGCCGCCGCTTCGCCTTGTCGCGCGCAAGCCTCTATCGCCTGTTCGCACCGCAGAGCCCGGCGAGCTACATTCAGCAGCGCCGGCTGCATCGCGCCTTCGCCATCCTCGTTACGCCAGCGTTCCGCCCTTGGCGGGTCATCGACGTCGCCATCGAATGCCAGTTCAGCTCGGACGCGACCTTCATCCGCGCCTTTCGTCGCGAGTTTGGCATCACGCCCGGCGAGGCGCGAGAGCGCGCGCTGCGGACCTCCAACGCGCCTCGCGACGATCACCCGGCCGAGCCGCATCCCGATGCCGAATCGGCGCGCTGGGTGGCTCAGCTCACGGGCGCCATGCCGCAACTTTCGACGCTTCGCGGCGACCGCAAGCCGTAG
- a CDS encoding MFS transporter: MLGLVWLALWWCVKPQNATAKPKESVPENREGGNANPGLWLAATFVFCLSSAHSLTFSTLPLFYVQEVGLPGYAPGTAFTVKTFVEVFAIFSTPLLMAQFGIRKPLMATTLLAVVAIQVLASVQTFPQMVAGAAMEGLYYGLYASLGISFVQSYAEGRPARATAIYWNTLMISGVLAGPAVGIIAQAYGFRTVLHVASLVALFAAVVLLFGARQSRVLTASEP; this comes from the coding sequence TTGCTCGGACTCGTCTGGTTGGCGCTTTGGTGGTGTGTGAAGCCACAAAATGCTACGGCCAAGCCCAAGGAAAGCGTCCCGGAAAACCGTGAGGGCGGTAACGCAAATCCCGGACTTTGGCTGGCTGCAACATTTGTGTTCTGCCTGTCGTCCGCACACTCCCTGACGTTTTCGACCTTGCCTCTTTTCTACGTGCAGGAGGTCGGGCTGCCCGGCTATGCACCCGGGACGGCCTTCACCGTAAAAACCTTCGTCGAAGTATTCGCGATTTTTTCAACCCCGCTTCTGATGGCCCAGTTTGGAATTCGGAAGCCCTTGATGGCCACGACGCTGCTAGCCGTTGTCGCAATCCAGGTTCTGGCGTCGGTCCAGACTTTTCCGCAAATGGTGGCCGGTGCGGCAATGGAGGGGCTCTACTATGGGCTCTATGCCAGTCTTGGCATCAGTTTTGTGCAGTCCTACGCCGAAGGCCGTCCGGCGCGTGCCACCGCAATTTACTGGAATACGCTGATGATTAGCGGCGTGCTCGCAGGCCCGGCGGTGGGGATCATCGCACAGGCCTACGGCTTTCGAACCGTGCTCCACGTTGCTTCCTTGGTCGCTCTCTTTGCCGCTGTCGTCCTGTTGTTCGGCGCTCGCCAGTCAAGAGTGTTGACAGCATCCGAGCCTTGA